A genomic region of Papaver somniferum cultivar HN1 chromosome 7, ASM357369v1, whole genome shotgun sequence contains the following coding sequences:
- the LOC113295435 gene encoding uncharacterized protein LOC113295435, translating to MKDEGTTFTLRSWNLKHTCNGNIKGDNRCANPTFVADWYMERLETLGNKNNIPDPESLANEFNKTMKNHYGSYEEQYKKILAFCEMVKEKMPSSVASFSYGSTDNTFLSMTLCFKPAIEGFLAGCRKIIGLDACHLYGKYCGVLMVETGLDGQNGLVPLGIMVCRNETVENWKRFLKDLKAILGEDLHFTIISDKHKGISEACDKYFCLDEHRLCFRHLMKNFKKYFKSYSLHTHFWNAAKCYKKRHYQQHMDKLFAEDDKAALYLLDQKPECWSRSHFSKNSKCEHINNNFSEYFNNMAKPFKDKPIITLGQMYASLVMGLFFKRRNECEKWQDGQIVPKEMKLITKMQDLTHLFELTGAIRGKVYEVKSVHDVVFVLDLPKKTCSCLQWQLRGFPCQHDVCALTPLRPNWDDYCDPVYSVKYYKKTYAPEIEPLSAEIDWIRALNILVEFINPPVIIRKTGRLRKKRIPSYDEAGSVKKMRKCKKCGVYGHYAVTCGGGEVGKNPKGKKPRTCASTTTKDGIKNNNSSKTCVGESSKQGDAKSGQGSKRKASSQPAFNQNNKHVGSVNNKVTFTVADPKGKRKKPKKYMKI from the exons ATGAAGGATGAAGGAACTACATTTACTCTGAGAAGTTGGAATCTGAAGCACACATGCAATGGAAATATTAAAGGGGATAACAGATGTGCAAATCCAACATTTGTAGCTGATTGGTACATGGAAAGGTTGGAGACTCTTGGCAACAAAAACAACATCCCTGATCCTGAGTCATTGGCAAATgagttcaacaaaacaatgaag AATCATTATGGCAGCTATGAGGAGCAGTACAAGAAAATTCTTGCATtctgtgaaatggtgaag GAAAAAATGCCTAGCAGTGTAGCTAGTTTCTCATATGGAAGCACAGACAACACATTCTTGTCAATGACACTCTGCTTCAAGCCTGCTATAGAAGGATTCTTGGCTGGATGTAGGAAAATCATTGGACTGGATGCTTGCCATTTGTATGGGAAGTATTGCGGTGTGTTAATGGTTGAAACAGGTCTAGACGGTCAGAATGGTTTAGTTCCTCTTGGTATAATGGTGTGTAGGAATGAAACCGTTGAGAACTGGAAGAGATTTCTCAAAGACTTGAAAGCTATACTGGGTGAAGACTTGCATTTCACCATTATATCAGACAAGCATAAGGGGATTAGTGAAGCTTGTGACAAATACTTCTGCTTGGATGAGCACAGATTATGTTTCAG aCATTTGATGAAGAATTTCAAGAAGTATTTCAAGTCATACAGCTTACACACTCATTTCTGGAATGCTGCCAAATGTTACAAGAAGAGACACTATCAG CAACACATGGATAAATTATTTGCTGAGGATGATAAAGCTGCACTGTATCTCCTAGATCAAAAACCTGAATGCTGGTCTAGGTCTCATTTCTCAAAAAATAGCAAGTGTGAGCACATTAACAATAATTTCTCAGAATATTTCAACAACATGGCCAAGCCCTTCAAGGATAAGCCTATCATTACACTTGGACAAATGTATGCTAGCTTGGTGATGGGTCTTTTCTTCAAGAGGAGGAATGAATGTGAAAAGTGGCAGGATGGTCAGATAGTGCCAAAGGAAATGAAGCTGATTACAAAGATGCAAGACTTAACTCATCTGTTTGAGTTAACTGGAGCTATAAGGGGAAAGGTGTATGAGGTCAAGAGTGTTCATGATGTTGTGTTTGTTTTGGATCTTCCCAAAAAGACATGTAGTTGTTTGCAGTGGCAGCTGAGGGGATTTCCCTGTCAACATGATGTATGTGCTTTAACACCTTTGAGACCAAACTGGGATGA CTACTGTGACCCTGTGTACAGTGTGAAATATTACAAAAAGACATATGCTCCAGAGATTGAACCACTATCAGCTGAAATTGACTGGATAAGAGCAtta AATATATTGGTAGAGTTCATTAATCCTCCTGTTATCATAAGGAAAACTGGAAGGCTAAGGAAGAAGAGGATTCCTTCTTATGATGAAGCTGGAAgtgtgaagaaaatgagaaagtgtAAGAAGTGTGGAGTTTATGGTCACTATGCAGTAACTTGTGGTGGTGGAGAGGTTGGAAAGAATCCAAAGGGAAAAAAGCCTAGAACCT GTGCATCTACTACTACTAAGGATGGAATAAAGAACAACAACAGTTCCAAAACATGTGTTGGTGAATCTTCTAAACAAGGTGATGCAAAATCAGGCCAAGGGAGTAAGAGAAAGGCTTCTTCTCAACCTGCTTTCAATCAGAATAACAAACATGTTGGATCTGT